One window from the genome of Enterococcus haemoperoxidus ATCC BAA-382 encodes:
- the rimM gene encoding ribosome maturation factor RimM (Essential for efficient processing of 16S rRNA): MTEYLNVGKIVNTQGLKGEVRIISQTDFPELRYKKGSVLTLFQEKKAPIELTIKTHRKHKNFDIVTFEDHFSINDVEKYRDGILKVSKEGLKDLPGDEFYYHEIIGLTVIDENNEELGKIKEILSPGANDVWVVQRPKKKDALIPYIESVVKSIDLEEGIVRVEIPEGLIDDEN; the protein is encoded by the coding sequence GTGACTGAATATTTAAATGTTGGAAAAATCGTCAATACTCAAGGCTTAAAAGGCGAAGTACGAATAATTTCTCAAACGGATTTTCCAGAGCTACGCTATAAAAAAGGATCAGTTTTGACATTATTTCAAGAAAAAAAAGCACCAATCGAATTAACGATCAAAACCCATCGAAAACATAAAAATTTTGATATTGTCACATTTGAAGATCATTTTTCAATCAACGATGTTGAAAAATACCGTGATGGCATTTTGAAAGTGTCAAAAGAGGGTTTAAAGGATTTACCAGGAGATGAATTTTATTATCACGAAATTATTGGGTTAACTGTTATTGATGAAAACAATGAAGAACTTGGTAAGATCAAAGAAATTCTTTCGCCAGGAGCAAACGATGTCTGGGTTGTTCAAAGACCAAAGAAAAAAGATGCATTGATTCCTTATATCGAATCTGTTGTTAAGTCGATTGATTTAGAAGAAGGTATCGTTCGTGTAGAAATTCCAGAAGGTTTGATTGACGATGAAAATTGA
- the trmD gene encoding tRNA (guanosine(37)-N1)-methyltransferase TrmD, with amino-acid sequence MKIDVLTLFPRMFEGPMGESIIGKAVEKNLLEINISNFRDHSDNKHQSVDDYPYGGGAGMLLKVQPIYDNFRRIEEASPKTKKRVILLDPAGKRFDQKMAEEFSEEEHLVFICGHYEGYDERIRSLVTDEVSLGDYVLTGGELGAMVMIDATVRLLPDVLGNKLSAQTDSHSTGLLEHPQYTRPAEFNGMNVPEVLTNGNHKLIAEWQLKESLRRTYLRRPDMLETLELDNEMKKFLAEIIEEEKSADE; translated from the coding sequence ATGAAAATTGATGTATTGACACTTTTTCCAAGGATGTTTGAAGGGCCAATGGGCGAATCAATCATTGGAAAAGCCGTAGAGAAAAATTTGTTAGAAATCAATATCTCTAATTTTCGTGACCATTCTGATAATAAGCATCAGTCAGTTGATGATTATCCTTATGGCGGTGGAGCAGGAATGCTACTTAAGGTTCAGCCAATTTATGATAATTTTCGAAGAATTGAAGAAGCATCACCGAAAACTAAAAAACGTGTGATTTTGCTAGATCCAGCGGGGAAACGTTTTGACCAAAAAATGGCGGAAGAGTTCTCGGAAGAAGAGCATTTAGTCTTTATTTGTGGTCATTATGAGGGGTACGATGAGCGGATTCGTTCTCTTGTTACGGACGAAGTTTCATTAGGAGATTATGTTTTAACTGGTGGAGAATTAGGTGCAATGGTCATGATCGATGCAACTGTTCGTTTACTTCCTGATGTTTTAGGAAATAAATTATCTGCGCAAACAGATTCTCATTCAACAGGATTGCTGGAACACCCACAATATACGCGCCCGGCCGAATTTAATGGGATGAATGTACCAGAAGTCTTAACGAATGGTAATCATAAATTGATAGCTGAATGGCAGTTGAAAGAATCTTTACGTAGAACCTATTTAAGACGTCCTGATATGCTAGAAACACTTGAGCTTGATAATGAGATGAAAAAATTTCTTGCTGAGATCATTGAAGAAGAAAAGTCAGCTGATGAATAG
- the rplS gene encoding 50S ribosomal protein L19 yields MNPLIQELTQEQLRTDIPAFRPGDTVRVHAKVVEGTRERIQLFEGVVIGRRGAGISETYTVRKISNGVGVERTFPLHTPRVAQIEVVRYGKVRRAKLYYLRALHGKAARIKEIRR; encoded by the coding sequence ATGAATCCATTAATTCAAGAATTAACACAAGAACAACTACGTACGGATATCCCAGCGTTTCGTCCTGGAGACACTGTTCGCGTACATGCGAAAGTAGTCGAAGGAACACGCGAACGTATCCAATTATTTGAAGGAGTTGTTATCGGACGCCGCGGCGCTGGTATCAGCGAAACTTATACAGTACGTAAAATTTCTAATGGTGTTGGTGTGGAACGTACATTCCCATTACACACACCACGTGTTGCTCAAATCGAAGTAGTTCGTTATGGTAAAGTTCGTCGTGCGAAACTTTATTACTTACGTGCATTACACGGTAAAGCAGCTCGTATTAAAGAAATCCGTCGTTAA
- a CDS encoding hydroxymethylglutaryl-CoA reductase, degradative — protein sequence MEIVIIDALRTPIGKYRGQLKSLSAVELGTAVTKELLKRNTKAAEHIKQVVFGNVLQAGNGQNPARQIAINSGLGFEVPAFTVNEVCGSGMKAISLAKQAIQLGQAEVIIAGGTESMTTAPAITYKEEDTYSKPAPTMMVDGLTDAFSGKAMGLTAENVAQQFTITREMQDAFAAHSQRKAAQAQAEGKFVKEIVPLSIDNAIFEHDEGVRKDTTVEKLSTLKTVFKADGSVTAGNASTINDAASAMILASKSFAEEHQIPYLAIVKDVTEIGIDPSIMGISPIKAIQTLLQRNDLTVEDIDLFEINEAFAASSIVVQNELKIPDKKLNIWGGGISLGHPIGASGTRIVATLAHQLEDTNGQYGVASLCVGGGLGLAMLIERPQKAHSDKKFYQLSKEERLTFLQEMGNLSIESRYELENMSLDEDIANHLIENQISEMALPMGVVPDILVNNKSYQVPMATEEPSVIAACSNGAKMIQQSGSIHSKLAEGLLRGQIVFMNVNDSALIEDKINQFSEEIFVQAEKSYPSIVKRGGGLKRIQVRQFTKDNSYLSVDLLVDTKDAMGANILNSILEGVADLFRQWFDDEILFSILSNYATESLVTATCDVSFASLSKTGDLESGRFIAEKIAAASQLAQIDPYRATTHNKGIMNGIEAVILATGNDTRAVAAAAHAYASTGSYHGLSRWKLVNDGLKGTIELPLAIGTVGGAIRVLPKAQAALEILNVTDAKELAEVIAAIGLAQNLAALRALVSEGIQQGHMSLQARSLAMSVGAKGAEIEIIAERLKTGVMNQEKALAFLLELR from the coding sequence GTGGAAATCGTAATTATCGACGCCTTGAGAACGCCTATCGGGAAGTATCGAGGACAATTAAAATCATTATCTGCAGTTGAGCTAGGAACAGCAGTTACAAAAGAGTTACTTAAAAGGAATACAAAAGCAGCAGAACATATAAAGCAAGTCGTTTTTGGAAACGTACTACAAGCTGGAAATGGACAAAATCCAGCAAGACAAATTGCAATCAATAGCGGGTTGGGCTTTGAAGTGCCGGCTTTTACTGTAAATGAAGTTTGCGGATCAGGCATGAAAGCAATCAGCTTAGCCAAACAAGCCATTCAATTAGGCCAAGCTGAAGTTATTATAGCCGGAGGAACAGAAAGCATGACAACGGCCCCTGCTATCACATACAAAGAAGAGGATACCTATTCAAAACCTGCTCCAACTATGATGGTAGATGGTTTAACTGATGCATTTAGCGGTAAAGCAATGGGATTGACAGCAGAAAACGTTGCTCAACAGTTTACCATTACACGAGAAATGCAAGATGCTTTTGCGGCTCATTCACAAAGAAAAGCAGCCCAAGCACAAGCAGAAGGAAAATTTGTAAAGGAAATAGTCCCCCTTTCTATCGATAATGCTATTTTTGAGCACGATGAAGGTGTTCGAAAAGATACCACTGTTGAAAAACTAAGTACATTGAAAACAGTTTTTAAAGCAGATGGCTCTGTCACAGCAGGTAACGCATCAACGATCAACGATGCAGCTTCAGCAATGATCCTAGCTTCAAAATCATTCGCAGAAGAACATCAAATTCCTTATCTCGCTATTGTGAAAGATGTTACTGAAATCGGGATCGACCCAAGCATAATGGGTATTTCACCCATCAAGGCCATTCAAACCTTGTTACAACGCAATGATCTGACAGTTGAAGACATTGATTTATTTGAAATCAATGAAGCTTTTGCGGCATCTTCCATTGTCGTTCAAAATGAATTGAAGATACCTGACAAGAAACTCAATATTTGGGGTGGAGGTATTAGTTTAGGTCATCCAATTGGTGCTTCTGGCACTCGAATCGTAGCGACTTTAGCACATCAATTAGAGGACACAAACGGTCAATATGGAGTGGCTTCCCTATGTGTTGGCGGTGGTCTTGGTCTTGCCATGCTGATTGAGCGCCCACAAAAAGCACACTCGGATAAAAAATTTTACCAACTATCAAAAGAAGAACGCTTAACATTTTTACAAGAGATGGGCAATCTTTCTATAGAAAGCAGATATGAATTAGAAAACATGTCATTAGATGAAGATATTGCGAATCATTTAATTGAAAATCAAATCAGTGAAATGGCTTTGCCAATGGGCGTTGTACCAGATATTTTAGTCAATAATAAAAGCTACCAAGTTCCTATGGCAACAGAAGAACCTTCTGTCATTGCAGCATGTAGTAATGGAGCCAAAATGATTCAACAATCCGGCAGTATTCACAGTAAATTAGCAGAAGGTCTTTTACGAGGTCAAATTGTTTTTATGAATGTTAACGATTCAGCGCTAATCGAAGATAAAATCAACCAATTTTCTGAAGAGATTTTTGTTCAAGCTGAAAAAAGTTATCCTTCTATTGTAAAACGTGGCGGTGGATTAAAACGAATCCAAGTTCGTCAGTTTACAAAGGACAATAGCTATTTATCAGTGGATTTACTTGTTGATACCAAAGATGCTATGGGAGCCAATATTCTCAACTCTATTTTAGAAGGGGTTGCTGATTTATTCCGTCAATGGTTTGATGATGAAATTCTGTTTAGTATCTTGAGTAATTACGCAACGGAATCTTTAGTAACAGCCACATGTGACGTTTCATTTGCTAGTTTAAGCAAAACTGGTGATTTAGAGTCTGGAAGATTCATTGCAGAAAAAATTGCTGCGGCTTCACAACTCGCACAAATAGATCCTTATCGGGCGACTACACATAATAAAGGTATTATGAATGGGATAGAAGCCGTGATTCTAGCAACAGGAAACGATACACGTGCAGTCGCAGCGGCAGCTCATGCCTATGCTTCAACAGGTAGCTATCACGGTTTAAGTCGATGGAAACTTGTCAATGATGGTTTGAAAGGCACAATTGAGTTACCATTAGCAATTGGAACAGTTGGCGGTGCAATCCGTGTTTTACCAAAAGCTCAGGCTGCTTTAGAGATTTTAAATGTGACCGATGCTAAAGAATTAGCGGAAGTAATCGCAGCTATTGGTTTAGCACAAAATTTAGCTGCTTTACGTGCTTTAGTCTCAGAAGGTATTCAACAAGGTCATATGTCCTTACAAGCTCGCTCTTTAGCTATGTCTGTTGGCGCAAAGGGTGCAGAAATCGAAATAATCGCAGAGAGACTCAAAACAGGTGTAATGAATCAAGAAAAAGCTTTGGCATTTTTATTAGAATTGAGATAA
- a CDS encoding hydroxymethylglutaryl-CoA synthase has translation MNVGIDKISFFVPPYYVDMTDLALAREVDPNKFHIGIGQDKMAVNKKTQDIVTFAANAAKNILTDEDKKQIDMVIVGTESGIDESKASAVVLHRLLGIQPFARAFEIKEACYAGTAALQYAVAHIQSHPESRVLVIASDIAKYGLASGGEPTQGAGAVAMLVSAAPRILQLNDDSVALTQDIYDFWRPVGHDYPMVDGQLSNETYIQAFQKVWEEYQRRHNKSIADFHALAFHIPYTKMGKKALLAALEDESSDEQERILNKYESSILYSRQVGNLYTGSLYLGLISLLENGGLDAGEQVGLFSYGSGTVAEFFSGTLVEGYQTQLLTDLHQKQLAERKVLSIAEYEEIFNDVLNTDVDSEYEDSLLFSITATSNTVRAYKEK, from the coding sequence ATGAACGTTGGCATAGATAAAATCAGTTTTTTTGTCCCACCATACTACGTAGATATGACCGATTTAGCTTTAGCAAGAGAGGTAGATCCGAATAAATTCCATATCGGTATTGGACAAGACAAAATGGCCGTTAATAAAAAAACACAAGATATTGTGACTTTTGCGGCAAATGCTGCAAAAAATATTTTAACGGATGAAGATAAAAAGCAAATTGATATGGTAATTGTTGGGACAGAATCTGGTATTGATGAATCAAAGGCATCAGCAGTAGTGTTGCATCGTTTGTTGGGGATTCAACCATTTGCACGTGCATTTGAAATAAAAGAAGCTTGCTACGCTGGAACTGCTGCTTTACAATATGCGGTGGCACATATTCAAAGCCATCCTGAAAGTAGAGTATTAGTGATTGCTTCTGATATTGCAAAATATGGACTAGCTTCAGGTGGCGAACCAACACAAGGTGCAGGAGCCGTAGCAATGCTAGTTTCAGCAGCTCCAAGAATTTTACAATTAAATGATGATAGTGTGGCATTAACGCAAGATATTTATGATTTTTGGCGTCCGGTTGGACATGATTATCCAATGGTGGATGGTCAACTATCGAATGAAACGTACATTCAAGCTTTCCAAAAAGTATGGGAAGAATATCAACGCCGTCATAATAAATCAATTGCTGATTTTCATGCATTGGCTTTTCATATTCCTTATACAAAAATGGGGAAAAAAGCGTTGTTAGCAGCTTTGGAGGATGAATCATCAGATGAGCAGGAACGTATTTTAAATAAATATGAATCAAGTATTTTATATAGTCGACAAGTCGGTAATTTATACACAGGCTCTTTGTACTTGGGGTTGATTTCATTGTTAGAAAATGGTGGATTAGATGCAGGAGAACAAGTTGGATTATTTAGTTACGGTTCTGGTACTGTAGCAGAATTTTTTAGTGGTACACTTGTTGAAGGGTATCAAACTCAATTACTTACAGATCTTCATCAAAAGCAATTGGCTGAACGAAAAGTGTTATCGATTGCTGAGTATGAAGAAATCTTTAATGATGTTTTGAATACCGATGTGGATAGTGAATATGAAGATTCGCTTCTTTTTAGTATCACGGCTACTTCAAATACGGTTAGAGCGTACAAGGAAAAGTAA
- a CDS encoding MerR family transcriptional regulator gives MNIKKVSELSGVSADTIRYYERIGLIPPVKRNSNGIRNFDEEDLRWIVFSRQMRNAGLSIESLVEYLTLFQVGNETVPARKEIIADQISELKEKASELNTAIERLEFKLANYDEHMIPAENALRDFNINR, from the coding sequence ATGAATATAAAGAAAGTAAGTGAATTAAGTGGCGTTTCTGCAGATACGATCAGATATTATGAACGAATTGGTTTGATTCCACCTGTGAAACGTAATAGTAATGGGATTCGAAACTTTGATGAAGAAGATTTACGCTGGATCGTTTTTAGTAGACAAATGAGAAATGCAGGTCTATCTATTGAATCGTTAGTGGAATATTTAACCTTGTTTCAAGTTGGGAATGAAACAGTGCCAGCCCGTAAAGAAATCATTGCGGATCAAATTTCGGAATTAAAAGAAAAAGCTTCGGAATTAAATACAGCAATTGAACGTTTAGAGTTTAAACTAGCCAATTATGATGAGCATATGATTCCAGCTGAAAACGCGTTAAGAGATTTTAATATAAATAGATAA
- a CDS encoding aldo/keto reductase, giving the protein MNYVKFGNTGMEVSRICLGAMGFGDPNSGFHEWVLEEEESKKVIKKALDLGINFFDTANVYSYGASERILGKALNEYANRDEIVVATKLFTTMKKDVPNSGGLSRKEIFHQIDASLERLRMDYVDLYIIHRWDYNTPIEETMEALHDVVKSGKARYIGASAMFAWQFAKAQAVAEKNGWTKFVSMQDHLNLLYREEEREMLPLCEDQKIAVTPYSPLASGRLTRDWSAQTKRFETDKTARSKYDTTADQDRIIVERVAEIAEKRGVERVQIALAWLLQKGPVVAPIIGATKESHLTNAIPALELTLTEEEVQFLEEPYVPHAIVGHK; this is encoded by the coding sequence ATGAACTATGTAAAATTTGGCAATACAGGAATGGAAGTTTCAAGAATTTGCTTAGGTGCAATGGGGTTTGGTGATCCGAATAGTGGCTTTCACGAGTGGGTTTTAGAAGAGGAAGAAAGTAAAAAAGTCATTAAAAAAGCACTAGATTTAGGGATCAATTTCTTTGATACAGCCAATGTTTATTCATACGGAGCTAGTGAACGGATTCTTGGCAAAGCACTGAATGAATATGCGAATCGTGATGAAATTGTTGTTGCCACTAAATTATTCACTACCATGAAAAAAGATGTTCCAAACAGTGGTGGACTGTCAAGAAAAGAAATCTTTCATCAAATTGATGCTAGCTTAGAGCGTTTAAGGATGGATTATGTTGATTTATATATTATTCATCGTTGGGATTATAATACGCCAATCGAAGAAACGATGGAAGCTTTACATGATGTTGTGAAATCAGGAAAAGCCCGTTATATTGGTGCTTCAGCGATGTTTGCTTGGCAATTTGCTAAAGCGCAAGCAGTAGCTGAAAAAAACGGTTGGACAAAATTCGTGTCCATGCAAGATCATTTGAATTTGCTATATCGTGAAGAGGAAAGAGAAATGCTGCCGTTATGCGAAGATCAAAAAATTGCGGTGACACCCTATAGTCCATTAGCATCAGGTCGCTTAACACGTGATTGGAGCGCACAAACGAAACGTTTTGAAACTGATAAAACAGCGAGGTCAAAATATGATACAACAGCAGATCAAGACCGTATCATCGTTGAAAGAGTGGCTGAAATCGCTGAAAAACGTGGTGTGGAGCGCGTACAAATCGCACTTGCTTGGTTACTTCAAAAAGGACCAGTTGTAGCACCGATTATTGGCGCAACCAAAGAAAGTCATTTGACGAATGCGATTCCTGCTTTAGAGTTAACCTTGACTGAAGAAGAAGTGCAGTTTTTAGAAGAACCTTATGTCCCTCATGCTATTGTTGGTCATAAATAA
- a CDS encoding NAD(P)H-binding protein: MKIMILGAAGQISKMVTELILTETNHDLVLYGRDLSSRILVKDPKREVIIEGDFNDKDKLKQALTGVDIAYLNDMSSPNATQSIVETMEEYE; the protein is encoded by the coding sequence ATGAAAATAATGATTTTAGGTGCAGCAGGTCAAATTTCAAAAATGGTTACAGAGTTGATCTTAACAGAAACAAATCACGACCTTGTTTTGTATGGTCGCGATCTTTCAAGTCGGATTTTAGTAAAGGACCCAAAGAGGGAGGTTATTATTGAAGGGGACTTTAATGATAAAGATAAATTAAAACAAGCATTAACCGGAGTGGATATTGCGTATTTAAATGATATGAGTTCGCCAAATGCGACACAATCAATCGTTGAAACAATGGAAGAATATGAATAG
- a CDS encoding MerR family transcriptional regulator, with product MRHNQSLKQWKNMNSKEISKRTNTPINTIRYFERIGLIPQVKRNRDGLREFNGEDADWICFIKQMREVNLSIEGLIEYVTLSIQPEKTVHARLELLNEQKNELEEQINRLEAAKSELQRRIIIK from the coding sequence ATGCGACACAATCAATCGTTGAAACAATGGAAGAATATGAATAGTAAAGAAATAAGCAAGCGAACTAATACCCCAATCAACACCATTCGTTACTTTGAACGAATCGGTTTGATTCCTCAGGTAAAGAGAAATCGTGATGGACTACGTGAGTTTAATGGAGAAGACGCTGATTGGATTTGTTTTATTAAGCAAATGAGAGAAGTCAATCTTTCTATCGAAGGATTGATTGAATATGTAACTTTATCTATCCAACCAGAAAAAACAGTACATGCTAGATTAGAACTGCTGAATGAACAAAAAAATGAATTGGAAGAACAAATCAATCGGCTAGAGGCAGCAAAATCCGAGCTCCAAAGACGGATAATAATTAAATAA
- a CDS encoding LysR family transcriptional regulator — MELRELRYFWTVAEERNFSKAAKVLHITQPTLSRQIKEFEEKLGTPLFIRENRQLTLTEEGYFLKERAAEILTLTEQTEREFEEQSKGFFSGHFSIGCVEADNSDTMAMMLEELVSDYPQVTFNIVSGTSDDISDKLEKGILDLAILLEPIATTNFEKIILPREEKWGLLVSNDSFLAQKNIIQPDDLEGIPLLSSNRSEVQLMLERWLEKPFDGLNVVGTFNLIFNVFSLVENRVGSALTIEGATTNGKHDGLTFVPLAPEVKTNCVLVWKKKRIQTPAVKEFIQRFNDAFKA, encoded by the coding sequence ATGGAATTAAGAGAACTACGTTATTTTTGGACCGTTGCAGAAGAAAGAAATTTTTCAAAAGCGGCAAAAGTTCTGCATATTACGCAACCGACTTTAAGCCGACAAATCAAAGAATTTGAAGAGAAATTAGGCACGCCGCTTTTTATCAGAGAAAATAGGCAATTGACTTTAACAGAAGAAGGCTATTTTTTAAAAGAGCGTGCTGCTGAAATTTTAACTTTAACTGAACAAACAGAACGTGAATTTGAAGAACAGAGTAAAGGCTTTTTTAGTGGACATTTTTCAATAGGCTGTGTTGAAGCAGATAATTCAGATACGATGGCCATGATGTTAGAAGAATTGGTGAGTGATTATCCTCAAGTGACCTTCAATATTGTTTCTGGGACGAGTGATGATATTAGTGATAAGTTGGAAAAGGGGATTTTGGATCTAGCCATATTATTAGAACCTATTGCTACAACGAACTTTGAAAAAATTATTTTACCTAGGGAAGAAAAATGGGGATTATTAGTATCTAATGATTCTTTTCTTGCACAAAAAAATATTATTCAACCGGATGATTTAGAAGGGATTCCACTATTAAGCTCAAATCGTTCGGAGGTTCAGTTAATGCTTGAAAGGTGGTTGGAGAAACCGTTCGATGGTTTAAATGTGGTAGGCACCTTTAATTTGATTTTCAATGTTTTTTCGTTAGTAGAAAACCGTGTTGGTTCAGCTTTAACGATTGAAGGGGCAACGACAAATGGCAAACATGACGGATTGACATTTGTCCCGTTAGCTCCTGAGGTTAAAACAAACTGTGTTCTTGTTTGGAAGAAAAAACGAATCCAAACACCTGCAGTAAAAGAATTTATCCAACGATTCAATGATGCTTTTAAGGCATAG
- a CDS encoding flavodoxin yields the protein MTAIIYFSRPFENLIDGKKEYLQVGNTKIIAQKIAEILSAEMFEIIPQIVYPKVYEEVVTQAEQEKAMNERPKYQPLSLNLVKHQNIYLGYPNWWGTFPMIVTTFLEENDFSGKNIYPFCTHEGSGMGNSINDLQKLCPDSIIHIGIPIRGSRVEKADIAIKNWLQHE from the coding sequence ATGACTGCAATCATTTATTTTTCTCGACCTTTTGAAAATTTGATTGATGGAAAGAAAGAGTATTTGCAGGTTGGAAATACGAAAATTATTGCGCAAAAGATTGCTGAGATACTCAGTGCTGAAATGTTTGAAATTATTCCACAAATAGTTTATCCGAAAGTTTACGAAGAAGTAGTTACGCAAGCAGAACAAGAAAAAGCAATGAACGAGCGACCAAAATATCAACCACTCTCCCTTAACTTAGTAAAACATCAAAATATTTATCTAGGCTATCCCAATTGGTGGGGCACTTTTCCAATGATTGTTACAACTTTTTTAGAAGAAAATGATTTTTCAGGAAAAAATATTTATCCCTTCTGCACACATGAAGGCAGTGGAATGGGCAATAGTATCAACGATCTACAGAAATTATGTCCTGATTCAATTATCCATATTGGGATACCTATTCGTGGGTCCAGAGTTGAAAAAGCAGATATCGCAATCAAAAACTGGTTACAACATGAATAA
- a CDS encoding cupin domain-containing protein: MAKFEEVKNGVIFPVGEKNEAYAQYFIGQSYLNNLIADPEVNVGVGNVTFEPGCRNNWHIHHDGFQLLLVTGGEGWYQEEGKAAQFLTAGDVVVTHDGVKHWHGAAKDSWFEHLAITAGTPEWLEPVSDELYNQL, from the coding sequence ATGGCAAAATTTGAAGAAGTGAAAAACGGTGTGATTTTTCCTGTAGGAGAAAAAAATGAGGCATATGCGCAGTATTTTATCGGTCAAAGCTATTTAAACAATTTAATTGCAGATCCAGAGGTTAATGTAGGTGTAGGCAATGTTACCTTTGAACCTGGTTGCCGCAATAATTGGCATATTCACCATGATGGGTTTCAATTGTTATTAGTAACTGGCGGGGAAGGCTGGTATCAAGAAGAGGGCAAGGCTGCACAATTTTTAACAGCTGGAGATGTGGTTGTGACTCATGATGGTGTGAAACATTGGCATGGAGCGGCAAAAGATAGCTGGTTTGAACATTTAGCCATTACAGCAGGCACGCCAGAATGGTTAGAACCTGTTTCAGATGAATTATATAATCAATTATAA
- a CDS encoding carboxymuconolactone decarboxylase family protein has protein sequence MKKQTAGRDQLGAFAPKFAELNDDVLFGEVWSREEQLSPRERSLITCSSLLTQGVPQLEAHMNIAKQNGVTKEEMVELITHLAFYTGWPKAWSAFALAKEIFGE, from the coding sequence ATGAAAAAACAAACAGCTGGCAGAGATCAATTAGGTGCATTTGCACCAAAATTTGCAGAATTAAACGATGATGTATTATTTGGTGAAGTTTGGTCTCGAGAAGAACAACTTTCACCACGTGAACGTAGCTTGATTACTTGTTCAAGCTTATTAACACAAGGCGTACCCCAATTAGAAGCCCATATGAACATCGCCAAACAAAATGGGGTGACAAAAGAAGAAATGGTGGAATTAATCACTCATTTAGCTTTTTATACAGGATGGCCAAAAGCATGGTCCGCGTTTGCTCTAGCAAAAGAAATTTTTGGTGAATAA